The Capsicum annuum cultivar UCD-10X-F1 chromosome 3, UCD10Xv1.1, whole genome shotgun sequence genomic sequence gaagTTGAAGCAGACAACATAAGCAGGCATatcaaaattttctcttttatatattttaaaaaattaaattaggtgaaattgtagtaacaaataagaaagaaagtaaattatatgtttgatatgaaatgaaataaaaaacaaaatttatttaattgtattaattataattattttttataataaattaccATCTTACTaattaatttacttaaatataatatatttgaaacaatTCTACACATTAAAAGATAAATactaagaatgaaaaataaatggaagataGAGGGCCCACATGTGtgaaaataatatagaaatatgtAAGGTCATGTGTGATGGCATTGTAGTAAATTTCTTAGATGACATTGTtggtaattaaagaaaaaagaatgggctttcattaaattttttgataagGTTCAAAAAACAATgcacaaaaaattatcaaatcaagCTTAGAACTTATGTTTAATGACGAAACTATCCTCAAGCTTTTTTAAAATTGCAAGAAGTTGCCATGTTGAAGCCATCATTTCTATAatgtagaaatatttgaattatgtcatattttaataattatttgtaaCAATAAGTTGATttagagtgtgtttggtatgtttttgtgaaaatctttttcaattttctcctGTTTGAttggtttaaatattttaaaaaatatttttcaaatcaacttattttctcaAATCTATAAAAAAGGACTCCCtttcaaaaagtaagaaaaacattTTCCCAAACTCCTTTTTAACCTCATTCTTAAATTGAAATGTTCATACGACTCTCAAAATTACCTACTCGTACTCCGACCCCCAATCCCCTATTCCCCACCCCACTCCCCATCCCAAAAAAgtatttcaaacttttttttatcTCCCCCTACCAACCTACCCCTCCCcctccaaaataaatatttattttaaaaaatcatttttttcttacccTCCTACCCGACCCTCCACCCCTACCCCCCTACcccccaaaaaaatatataattttttgattttttttttaaattcaattttttctttgctCCACCCTCACTGTTCTACCCCGACCTCCAcgcattaaaaaaaatatttcaaacttttttttatcTCCCCCTACCAACCTACCCCTCCCCCCACACCCCGCcccccaaaaaataatttttaaatcttttttttaaaattttttaatttttttcttactccaCCATCATTCCCCTACCTCGACCCCCCCACCTCtctccaaaaaaattaatttattttttaaaaatattatataattttcttaacaCCCTCCACCTACAAAgacccccccctcccccctcaaTTTTTCTGTTTAtaaaaatttgtttttaaaaatatttcaaaacattTTTCTTATCGCACCCTTCTTATCCTATtcgttttcattatttttgttaaatatatacaattaTCTTTAGAAAATATGTACTTACACAATATGCATAATgaacacaagaatataagtaagaaacaacttatttttctagaaaatatttttcctcctttgtatcgaacacaccctaaaaaaagtattttttgggatcaaaaattatttttttggaatgtatttttactctttagctaaacattaaaatatatttttttaaatattttttcattcgacaaccaaacactagaaaacattttccaaaaaatatttttcatttaccaaccaaacataaaaaatcaagtaagaaaccaacttatttttcaggaaaatattttctagaaaaacattttccttcgtaccaaacacacacTTATTCTAGATGTTTTGATATGGTCATGCTTGCTTGCATCgacttttactcttttatttagtTGCCTTATGAAGATTTCTCGAAGGTTTTTGTGTTATTAAGCTTTGAACCATTCAAATGTTAGGAATATTTACAAAGAACGGTGACCTTAATCGACCTATGATGCGAACACAAAATCTAtgagtaaattttatttatacattgaATTATGTCATATTTTAATTGTGTGTCTAATCACATGATAAAGAGTATGTTTGAGTTGATTTACTCCAGGTATTTTAAACAAAaacaacttttaaatatttttgtcttGCAATGGCTAGAGGAACAAACCGAACTGGACCAAATTCATTTGCTTATGTCACAACCGTTATTGCATTTTGCTCAGTTTCAATAGATAACACGCAGATTATTGTCTTAATAAAGATTGGACAGCACTGATTTGAAGGGCTGTTTATGTTAAATcaaacaatttaattttaatttttaattattaaaataaaataaaataaaattaatataaacatCAAGTGAATAACCATTTACCTTTAGAGAGGTCACAACATGCTAAGTAGTAGATAGTGTGAGGTTTTGATGATTCTAATTTGCTCCGGATCTAATTTGTTTAGCATACTTAAATTAATTTGCGCATAAAAATAAGGTCCtcataaaatacaaattaaatttcAGTAGTGTAACCCTCTGTTTTACTGATTCAACCTTTTTACATTCCGCTATGCTTATGGGGCAATATTTGTTTAACCACACAGCTTTACCGAATCGCCACTTCCTTTTTCCATCACTCATTTTTACAGCAAATATCGGATCATATTTCTCACTTTAATTTTCAGCTCTCTTTAATCTTAccaacttatattttttttgcatGCACTGATTGTTTTTTCCTTTTGACGTGAGTTCAACTTATACAATGATTTTGTATTTGTAGCAGCACTATCTAATACTAtatggattttgtgttttaatttgCTGCTAATTGTATTGTAGTCCTTTGTTTGAAGGTGATAAAATGGCTCCAATTTTGCTTCATGGTACTTTGCATGTGACGATACACGAGGTCGATAGGCTGCATGAGAAGCACGGGAACAACATCTTTAGCAAGGTATATTATATTCATATATGCTccacttgaattttgaattgggTCACTATATGTATTGCTCTTTCCTTAATTATCCCAGGCTTTTGTTGGTCAATTCTAGTAAATTTTTGTTAATTAAAACGGATTGGTCCTATTCACGAATGGTATGCATTATGATTGACATAGTCGTAAGTGGTAAAGTTGTTATCATGTGACCAAGACGACACGGGTACGAGATGTGGAAATAGCATAATAGACCTTGTTGTCCGGCCCTTCCTCAGACCAGCCTCTTGCATTGAAATGCAGGATAAAGTTGCATATAATAAACTCTTGTGGTTCGGCCCTTCCTCAGATCCACCTCTTGCACTGAAATGCAAAATAGTGGTCTGGCCCTTCTCCGGACCCTGCGCATGACGGGTTCTTAGTGCACCTGGCTGCCCAGTATTGACTCACTATTCAGTTGGTGGTCTCTTTTGATATGATACATAATGTTTACAAATTTCTCTAAGAACTAGAAGTTGGAATGTTCTTCTCTATAAGGATTGGATGAGAGTAAATAACACCCCAATGTTAGCATAATTCGTGTTCATATTTGCATTTGGTGTTACATGTGCAATCACAATCTCTTATTGAATTGTGCTAGTATGCTATAAAAATGGTAGGACTTATTCCTATGGAAGTCGTATAAGGATGAGGCAGACTCTCCCATTATTTTTTTGTTCGCTTCCAGAGGTGCTTAAGTGATCTTTATCCGAGTGAAGGGATGGACTGGGGAAGTTAAGGGATTGTGgaacttttgttttatttagagaGGAACCCTTTCACTGCTTTTCCAGTCTGTGTTTTCGTGATCGACTGTCCCCACATAAGTTTCTGTCTAGTCACTAGATCCTTTCCCTTTTATGTCATTGACTCTCCTCGCTTGCATCACACTGATTCTGGAGTAGTTGGTGGAGTGTCAATATATTATTCAGCTGAACGGTGACATTTCATATTGTCCTGGAGAGACTCCTCACTGTATTGTTTTCGTTGATTGAGCCCATTATCAGATAGTAATTATATTGGCTAAGAGTAATGTTCTCTTTTAGTTTATGTTCCCAGTATTCTTGTTTTAAAAACATACGTAATTCATTTGATCTCTGCGTTATGGGGATACATTGAGGTTAAATAAGCTGATGAAATTGTAATTTTGTCTAAATTTCATAACGTGATATACTACTGTTAACATTATTCCTTCGTTtcactatttctttttttaagcTTTCATCAGATGAAGTCTCTATTTTGTGTCCGATCTTTCTCCTTAAATCTCATAAAACAACGACAGCACAAACTTCTGCGAGTATAACTTACATGAATCACGAGTGCTGATATAAATAGATAGATAACATACTGCAATTCAAGCATATTGACAGCCTTCAAATTGGGGAGAGATCTAACTATGTCCTATAATGCTTCTGGGAGAAGCATATGTGCAGTACTACTTGTATTACATCATCAAGACTTGTGCTCGCTAGGTTCTTCCTCTCCTCGCCTCTTTCTTGGGTATTTACTTTGTTATTATGAATGATGAACTGGGGTATTTCATGGTTTCACCaatgaaaaaggtaaatataAATCCATTTACCTAAAGGTGAGTGAAGCTGTTCTAAATGAATTCATTTCGAGACTACGTCTATTAGGTTCAGATTAAAACCTGTTGGTGCTATTACGCATAGTTGATTACAGTTGGACTGTATTTCTTCTCAATGCCATGTCCGTGGAGATAGTTCTGTAAAAAATTGTCATGATTAACAAAATGATAGAATTAGTTTTTGCTAGGTTTTACATCAATAGTATAATATAGTTTGTTTAACTGTTGTTGCCTGGACCTGGTTAGTTTATGGTATTGAGGGCAGCAATGTAACGTTTCTTACTTGTCGATAAAGGACTAGTTCAACACTAGAGAAGTAACTTTGTCCACACCCTCAGTTCTTCAGCAGAAAATACTGATTTTGAAATGTTTGTTTTTTTCTCTTCGCtcttttatgaatttaatgtttgCCATTTCTAATACTTCTGAGACCTCGCTAACTTAAAGTTATGCACTTATGAAAAGTTTGTATTACAATTCATATTCTTTTCCTTAGATACAAACTTATGATGAGAAAATAGACACTTTGAACTTGTTTAGGAAATGATTCCCCCACTTATGAAGTTTCTGATCCATTGAAATCTCATAATTGCAGATTAAACAGTCTGTCGAGGAGACAGTAGGTATGGGTAAAGGAGGTTCTAGACTTTATGCCACAGTTGATTTGGAAAAGGCAAGGGTTGGAAGAACCAGAGTCATTGAAAATGAACCAGACAATCCCAGGTGGAATGAGTCTTTTCACATCTACTGTGCCCATATGGCTAATAGTGTTATATTTACAGTCAAAGATAACAAATCCGTTGGTGCAACCTTAATTGGAAGAGCATATTTACCGGTTAATGACCTTTTGGAAGGGGATGAGGTTGATGAGTGGATTGAGATAATGGATGAAGGCAAGAATCCCATTGAAGCAGGTTCCAAAATCCATGTTAAGCTGCAATTTTTTGATATCAGTCGAGATCGTAACTGGGGACGTGGAATAGGTAGTCGAAAATATCCTGGTGTCCCTTACACGTTCTTCCCGCAGAGATCAGGATGTCGTGTTTCTTTGTATCAAGATGCGCATATCCCTGATAAATTTATTCCTAAAATCCCCCTATCAGGGGGTAAATATTATGAACCACATCGATGTTGGGAAGATGTCTTTGATGCGATTACTAACGCTAAGCACATGATTTACATTACTGGCTGGTCTGTGTATACCGAAATAACGTTGTTGAGGGACTCCAGGAGGGAAAAACCTGGAGGAGACGAGACACTTGGAGAGCTGCTCAAAAAGAAGGCTGAGGAAGGTGTTAAAGTCCTTATGCTTGTATGGGACGACAGAACATCTGTAGGGTTGCTGAAGAAAGACGGTCTCATGGCCACTCACGACGAAGAAACTGAAAAGTACTTTAAGGATACTGATGTGAATTGTGTACTTTGCCCTCGGAATCCTGATGATGGTGGAAGCATCGTTAATGATTTACAGATCTCTACCATGTTTACTCATCACCAGAAAATCGTAATTGTGGACAGTGACATGCCCAATGGAGATTCAGAGATGAGGAGGATTGTGAGCTTCGTTGGTGGCATAGATCTTTGTGATGGGAGATATGATACTCCTTTCCATTCACTTTTTAGAACACTGGACACAGCACATCATGATGATTTCCACCAGCCTAATTTTGCTGAAGCTTCGATTTCCAAAGGTGGGCCTAGGGAGCCCTGGCACGACATTCATTCTCGGGTTGAAGGACCAATTGCTTGGGATGTATTGTTTAATTTTGAGCAGAGATGGAGGAAACAGGGCGGAAAAGATATCCTTGTGAAATTAAGAGAGCTTGACAATGTTATTATTCCACCATCTCCAGTTATGTACCCTGATGATCCTGAATCATGGAATGTTCAGCTATTCAGATCGATCGATGGTGGGGCAGTTTTCGGCTTTCCAGACAACCCTGAAGAGTCAGTAAGGTCTGGTCTAGTAAGCGGGAAGAATAACATAGTCGATAGAAGTATCCAAGATGCTTATATCACTGCTATTCGTCGGGCAAAGAATTtcatatatattgaaaatcagtATTTTCTTGGAAGTTGTTATGATTGGGACTGTGATGATGTGAAGGTGGAGGATATAGGTGCTTTGCATCTCATTCCGAAAGAACTTGCATTGAAGATTGTGAGTAAGATTGAAGCAGGAGAAAGGTTCACTGTATATATTGTGGTTCCAATGTGGCCAGAAGGACTTCCTGCAAGTGCATCTGTACAAGCAATATTAGATTGGCAGAAGAGGACAATGGAGATGATGTATAAAACTATATTTCAGGCTATCAGGGATAAAGGTATCGACGACCACCCAAGgaattatttgacctttttttGCATTGGTAACCGGGAGGTGAAGAAGAGTGGAGAATATGAACCTTCAGAAAAACCTCAATCTGACACTGATTATGAGCGAGCTCAGGAGGCTCGTCGTTTCATGATCTATGTCCATTCCAAGATGATGATTGGTGAGTAGTGGTTTGCCATTTCGATTCTATACTAATTTCTACTCTTTGGAATAGGAAATTTGCACGTCTTGAATGTGGCAAGAAATACTTTTAGGACTTGTAAGTTTCTTGGAATTCTTTAAGGATTTAACATGGTAaacattaaaattttgatttgttagTTTCATCAAACACCAATCTTTAGATTTACAAAATACATAGAGACATAGACTCTCATGCATGAGTACTGCATAAAAGTTAAGACGGATCTAGGCCTTTATGTCTCACAATTGAACCCGTGGTACTTCTACATTTTTGGATTCAGAAATTAATATTTGTTGAAATTATTGTGACATTTAACGTATATATCTTTCTCTGTGATTCAGTTGAACCCATTGAGTCTATGTTACATTATGGTAGCATACTGAGGTGCTAACTTCACTTCTTAACAGTTGATGATGAGTACATTATAGTTGGATCGGCCAACATAAACCAGAGATCAATGGATGGTGCAAGAGACTCAGAGATAGCAATTGGAGCTTACCAGCCTCATCATTTAACGAAGAGGCAACCAGCAAGGGGTCAAATTCATGGTTTCAGAATGTCATTGTGGTACGAGCACATGGGCATGCTCGATGACACGTTCCAACATCCAGAGACCGAAGAATGTGTGAGGAAGGTGAATGAAATAGCTGATAAATACTGGGATCTGTATATAAGTGAGAGTCTAGAAAGCGATCTGCCTGGTCATTTGCTCCGTTACCCCGTTGGACTTACCAATGATGGCGATGTAGTGGATTTGCCTGGAAATGGAAATGGGTACTTCCCTGACACCAAGGCTAAGGTCGTTGGTACTAAATCTGACCTCCTTCCTCCTATCCTCACTACCTAAATTTAAAAAACCTTGTACACTTGTTATGTTGACAAGATAATAAAATCATATGCAGTTTGTAGTGGGATGTGCATGTGAGATTAGATGAGGTTCCTAGCTAATTGATTGTTGTTTTTAGGAACTTTTTcagattttatgtgttttgagaGGATACTAGTATTGGGTTTGCACTCTTTGGAAATTTTGACACTTCGTTGCTTTCTTGTTGAgccaatttttcttttagttactTATGGAGTACTGCATTGCATCAATTTTTTTCACAGAAATTTTCATGAACAAGTTGACTATAGGAAGGTCTTTGGGCGAAATTAAAGCTGGATCGTTTGATTCAAAACCAGGATATCACACGATTATAATCTAAATAAGTAGTCTCGCCTGTTATTGATAAGtcatatcaaaattttagtataaAATATTACTCCTACTAATTTTAACTAATATCTTCAACTAAACACGAAAAAATTTTAGTTTCAACATTTAATATATCAAAGATAATCTATCTAATTCCTTGAATCAAGGCCTCTCTAGGTGTTACGATATGAATCAGTTCGAGCGCAATGTTGATGCTTGAATGATGTGACACAAGCAACTATTGCAACTAGTGATTTAGGATACAGGCTCAATTAGCGACTAGTTTAAAATTGGTTTGTTACACTGGGTCAAGCAAAGTTTAATGAATCCTGTGACTTCTAGAGTTTCTCTGCACAGGTGTGTATGTGTAAGGTAGTACCTGACATGTATGAGATGCAGAGATATGAAGTTGCATGCAATcaaaaggagaagaaataaatCAACCAAGTGGCCAAATTGCAAACGATTCCTTTGAAATTTGTCCACTTGGCTGGTTTGTCTCAGTTTCCATTATTACTTGAAATTTGTCCACTTGGCTGGTTTGTCTCAGATTCCATTATTACTTGAAACGTATTTAGAGTGAAACGTGTTTATTTGGCCCTACTAATTATCAACACCTAATAACTAGTATTTGCCTAATCCAATCAATAGTGGCATTCAGCTTCAAATTATTGACACGTACAAACGTACTGTTGTAAATTTGGAAGATTCATATGAAATGAACTAGTGCTATTATATATTTTcgtgttcttctttttcttatcacGGGACAGGGCCTACAAATGTCTTAATACAGTTTTTCTGTTACTTTCAAAGTTGACAGGTGCAAGAGAACAGACAAGATTAAGTGGCTTGGAAGGATGACTTGGAAGATTCAATTGGAAGAACACTACAAATATTATCCAcgaaaattacaaataaatattGAACTTCTCTTTTTGCCTTTcctatccaaaatatcaaatcacATGCAACGAGAGGTGCACAGCAATCTAAGTATCAACTTTGTCCGTTTCTCAGATCAAAATGAACCGAACGTTctgatttttccttcttttggtaATAGTTTCACGgtggaaaattttaaaatttaaagtttatgaattgtcaaatcaataaaattataaagACAGTTTAATGTATTATTATacgataattttattattatacgAAATTTTAATCTTACATtgcatttttataataaattatttccatgaATTGAACATGTATACCTTCTTTTTAGGACTCCAAAGCTCAATAATATCAaagatctaaaaaaaattatcaaattatgttCAAACGGCAACTAAATTTCTTTCAGCGACACAAGTAGTGAtacaatcaaaatttttattaagaaGGTTCAAACCGTAAAAAAataaacacatttatatatatatatatatataactttaatCAAATATGAATAGTATGATTTTTTCTCTCTTCGCTGAACCCTTGTTCCAAGCTAGCTCCACTAACACAAGTGGTTAGTTCTGCTCATGACAGACAGAATTCTTTTCTGACTTGACGGCACACTGCTACAATAAGTACTCCCCCATTTTAATTCACCtcacattatttattttgattctaaatttatgagaaaaaagtttgaagtttgtagtttaaaataaattcaaatatttatttgatgatAAATGATTTtattcaaagtaaaaaaaatcaaattaattatttttaattataaataaataaataacattcttttagaatgaattaaaaagaaatatcatACAAATGTGAATGCGGGAGTAGTTGTATCGAAACTAGACGAGCAAAATAATAAAAAGCACTTCCACGTCTCTTATTTTCCCACTGCTTTTAAGATTCTTTAAATCGATTCAATTCAACTTTAAACACATGACTTTGTGGACGGGTAAAACTTATACGCATTTGGTGTATATATCAAGTCAATATATGTATcccatgtgtttgaatttaaaatttatgttacttaatcatgattaatcaatacgtattttacttaatttaattatataattatgataaaaaatattaatttaatatatacacCGAATGCTTGTAAATTTTTATTCTCCGGGTACCATAAAAAAACCAACTTTCCATTATAACACAACTTTGACCATCTTTAATTTCCTTCCTTCTCTgcctttcttctctttttccctGCCGTGCGGTGCATTGCTGAAACCAAAAACTTATTCAATTCTaaatcaaacacttggagaaatCCCAGTGAACTATTGTCTCTTCTCGTTTTCTCTCTTTCTCCGCAAGGACGCCGATCTGATGTAATAAAGCTTTCGATATATAATGGGTTTGGtgtattctctttttttttttagaaaagtaaaagaaaaatcgAAAGAAATCCAGAATGCCAAGAGTAGTGGAGAATTATTTTACACCTCAAATTACTTGAGAAATTTAATCTACACCAACATACTTACTATACATACAAGTACCTACTTTAACTACTCCTTAACCACCCACTAATTTCTTCTCTCTATATAAAATATTGAGACGCCAGTCAGTCAATTAATATTCTTTTCGATTAGtcaactttcttgaatacatttTACACCAGTTATCAATCAATATTCTTCTATAATATCTTCTAAGTTTCTATTCAACCCCACAGAATTATACTATGTCAAGTATGTTGAGTTCACAAGGCTTTGTATTGGCGACAGCCATGGCGGTCTCTGCCGGCACCGTGATTTTATTCGATCTTTTCCGGGTCAAGTACTTCCCGTCGATCCATCTTTCCGATCAACAAGACTACCCACATGATGAAAAGCAAATTCTCAAGTCATGTTTATCTTCAGGTACCTACTACTCACTCGCTGtgaaaatttatcttcaaatattttcgtaatcatacttttttttaaatcaaattatgACAATCTGCCTTCAAAATTTTTTCAAGTTCCAAATTTCACTTTCTCTATaaaacttcaaaaactcaaatgctcaagttttaatttcaaaatccatgatcaaatcttgattttcttgtttAATTTAATCTAACGTTTATTTAGCTGGGAAGAACAAGGAGAGAgcaaggaagaaaaagaagagagtaCATTTTGCAGCTGATGTGAAAAGTTCAAGCGGGAATGGGGAGGAATACAGAAGAAAACAGATGAAGAAATGTACAGAAAGCAAAATTAATTCATGTGGGAATGAGATTATGGGGATGCCAGGTAATAGGGTGGCTTTGTATACTGGGATTCTCAAGGATCGGGTTCAAAGAATGGGATTCTCCTATTGATTAATTTGTATTTTCGTCTTCGTCTTCGTCTTCGTCTTCTTGCAATGCAAAATCCGAGGAATTAGTGACAAGAAATTTTACAGGTTTAGCTGGAACGTGTAAATAATATTGTGTGAACATATTTTCTGGAATCTATATTCAGTTCATGAAATTAGGAACTCCTTTCTTACTTGGTATATTTATctggaatctttttttttttcctgagAAATGGAATCTTCAGTTAGTGGTTATTTTGTACTTTAGTTTTGTTCAACTCCATTTGGTtagcaaacaaaaataaaaatgaatagaataacaataataattccTCCCAGGTCCTTAATTAAAGAAAGGGGATAAGTGagtattattaagttaaaaaaaataaagtataactGTATTAGTTGTTTCAATAACTaccaaaattattaaataactttGCAAAGTTGTTTGAAgcaaaaatgttttaaaaaaaaactgaaaatttttTAATCCCTTTtaccttatttttaaaatttgaaagacCTTCACTTAATTGAAAAATTTGTTTGTC encodes the following:
- the LOC107861953 gene encoding phospholipase D alpha 1 — translated: MAPILLHGTLHVTIHEVDRLHEKHGNNIFSKIKQSVEETVGMGKGGSRLYATVDLEKARVGRTRVIENEPDNPRWNESFHIYCAHMANSVIFTVKDNKSVGATLIGRAYLPVNDLLEGDEVDEWIEIMDEGKNPIEAGSKIHVKLQFFDISRDRNWGRGIGSRKYPGVPYTFFPQRSGCRVSLYQDAHIPDKFIPKIPLSGGKYYEPHRCWEDVFDAITNAKHMIYITGWSVYTEITLLRDSRREKPGGDETLGELLKKKAEEGVKVLMLVWDDRTSVGLLKKDGLMATHDEETEKYFKDTDVNCVLCPRNPDDGGSIVNDLQISTMFTHHQKIVIVDSDMPNGDSEMRRIVSFVGGIDLCDGRYDTPFHSLFRTLDTAHHDDFHQPNFAEASISKGGPREPWHDIHSRVEGPIAWDVLFNFEQRWRKQGGKDILVKLRELDNVIIPPSPVMYPDDPESWNVQLFRSIDGGAVFGFPDNPEESVRSGLVSGKNNIVDRSIQDAYITAIRRAKNFIYIENQYFLGSCYDWDCDDVKVEDIGALHLIPKELALKIVSKIEAGERFTVYIVVPMWPEGLPASASVQAILDWQKRTMEMMYKTIFQAIRDKGIDDHPRNYLTFFCIGNREVKKSGEYEPSEKPQSDTDYERAQEARRFMIYVHSKMMIVDDEYIIVGSANINQRSMDGARDSEIAIGAYQPHHLTKRQPARGQIHGFRMSLWYEHMGMLDDTFQHPETEECVRKVNEIADKYWDLYISESLESDLPGHLLRYPVGLTNDGDVVDLPGNGNGYFPDTKAKVVGTKSDLLPPILTT
- the LOC107865843 gene encoding uncharacterized protein LOC107865843, which translates into the protein MSSMLSSQGFVLATAMAVSAGTVILFDLFRVKYFPSIHLSDQQDYPHDEKQILKSCLSSAGKNKERARKKKKRVHFAADVKSSSGNGEEYRRKQMKKCTESKINSCGNEIMGMPGNRVALYTGILKDRVQRMGFSY